The nucleotide window ACTTTATGTCTTGAGTTTACTATTCTTAAGTCAATAAGTCGGTTGGAATTCCAACGAAAGAGGATTTAATGAAAAATTATATGGATGTGCTGAAAACAGTACGATTATTCAAGGGTATTGAAGAGGCTGATTTACAGCCGCTTTTATCGTGCCTGGCCGCGAAATCGGTTCGTTTTGAGAAAGGTCAAACCGTGTTTTCCAGCGGCGAAAGCATCGAAAAATTCGGCATTGTTCTATCGGGACAGGTCCAGGTCGTTCAGGATGACTATTACGGAAACAGAAGCATACTCGGAAAAATTGACATTGGGAACCTGTTCGGGGAATCCTTTGCCTGCGCGGAAATAAAAACGCTTCCGGTCAGTGTAATCACAACGACCGAAAGTGAACTGCTATTTATCGACTGTCACAGGCTTGCCGTCCCGTGCGCCAAGGCATGTGGTTTTCACAGCAGGCTCATTCAGAATATGTTGAGTATCGTATCCATGAAAAATATATCGCTGACACAGAAAATTGAATTTACCTCAAAACGCACCACCCGTGAAAAGCTCCTGGCCTACCTTGCGACTGAGGCCAAGAAATCGGGAAGCAGTCACTTTTGCATTCCATTCAACCGGCAGGAACTGGCGGACTACCTTTCCGTCGAGCGCAGCGCCATGTCGGCCGAGCTTTCAAAGCTCAGGGATGACGGCGTTCTAAAGTTTCACAAAAACCAGTTCGATCTGTTATAGCTGTATCGTACGGTTACCAATTTCAATGATTCCCTCGTCCTTCATTTTTTTCAGTTCCCTGAACAACGACGGTCGTTGAACGCCCAAGTAATCTGCCAGTTCTTTTTTACTGAAAGGGAGGACGATTTTCGAAGAGCCTTGAATAATGGATTGTTGCTTGAGATAGTCCATTAAATTCTCACGCAGCGTTTTTTGGGTTAGCATCGTAATCTTTCGATTCATGCCTTGGGAATTCAGAGACAAAGATTTTATATACCGCATGACAAAGTGATATTCATGCAGAAATTCCATAACCGCATCTTTTGATATATGAAGCACGTCGCAAGGTGTTACGCCGTAAATATTTAATGGATATATGGTGTTTTCTCCAAACAGCAAATTGGCTCCGATGATACTGTCTTTTTGAAACTCGAACATTGTAATCGCTGAACCGTTTTCCGACAAGGAATACGCAACAAGCTTTCCTGATAAAACAACGTCGAGCACAGAACAGGCTTCATGCTGATGGTGTACCGTCGCGCCCTTCGAGTAATGCCTTACAAACAGCTGATTTTCCGTAACACATCTATCCAAAACGGCGGTATCCATTTCCGAAAGCAAGGGAATATGCCGTATTTTCTCAATTATCATATAGACCGCTCCTTTTTGAATATTATAGCAAAAAGAAACATAGGTGTCTATTTCAATTGAATAATACCCACTATAATCAAATCAAACAGATTATAGGAGGTATCACATGGATGTATTGACTTTGGCAATGTGGATCGGAACCGCCATATTCCTAATGTTTTCTTTTGCCAAGGATAAGGGAAAAACAAAGCAGGCCCTCAAAATGGCGTTTGGCATGGGCAAAGGAATGCTGGGCAGTATTTTGTCCATTATTTTTTTGATTGGTTTGATCTTGACTGTATTCCCGCCTGAAAACATTGCCGAATTCGTCGGTAAGCAGTCGGTACTTTTGGCCACTGTAATTGCTGCCGCGTTCGGAGCAATTACCTTGATTCCGGCATTTATCGCTTTCCCGCTTGTCGGTACGCTTGTGCACGCAGGCGTGGGGATAGTTCCCTCCGTCGCTTTTCTGACAACGCTTACGATGGTCGGTATCGTCACATTTCCGCTGGAAAGGCGTGAGTTTGGCTTAAAATTTACCGCCGTGAGAAACGGGCTGAGTTTTATATTTGCGATTATTATTGCGCTTGTTATGGGGGTGATTGTATGAAGGTTCTGCGAAAAGCAAAAGAAAACCTGTTTATCCTGTTCATCGCGGCAGCTTACATTGCCATGTTTATTATAAACCAGAACATGGGGATTGCCTCTGTCAAGAACAGCTTTTATTATATAAAAGAAATGATTATGATCATGCCGGTCATATTTGTTTTGACTGCTCTCCTGGATTTATGGGTTCCCAAGGAAAAAATCATGAAATATCTTGGAAAAGAAGCAAAAGTAAAAGGCGTCGTTCTTTCTCTTGCGCTTGGAAGTATATCTGCAGGCCCAATCTACGCAGCGTTTCCGCTGTGCGTGATGCTGCATAAGAAAGGCGCTTCAGTCAGAAATCTTGTGATAATATTAAGCGCTTGGGCCGTGATAAAAGTCCCGATGCTATTAAATGAGTTGAAATTCCTGGGATTTAAGTTTATGGCGGTTCGCTGGGTTTTGACTGTCATTGCTATCGTTGTATTTTCATGGATCACAGCGAAAATTGTAAAGGATGATGACCTGCCTCAGCTCAAGGCAAATCAGAGCGGCCCTTCCATCAACAAATCCGCCTGTATGGGGTGCTCTTTGTGTACAAAAAATTACCCGGAGTTATTTGAGATTCAGAACAAAAAGGCTTCTCTCAAAACAATCAGTAAAGAGATCGATCAAGAGAAGCTTATGAAGGCAGTCAACGCATGCCCGGTCAAGGCAATCTCTTTTTCTGCAGATGAATATTAGTGACAACTAAATTAGGAGTTTAAACCTTCTTTTTACTCGCATGGTTTCAATAACTAAATATATTGAAAGCACCTCTATAATGAAGTTGACGGTTATCGGCCGACCCACAACATTATGGAGGTGCTTTGTTATGCAAAAAGAAATTGAACTAAAATGTCTTTGCGACGGACTGCTCGATGCGTTACGCGAGATGGGGCTGGGAAAATACAGCCTTCGTAACTATTACTATGAGGGCATGTGGCCTCTCATTAAGGCGTACCGAAAAGCCGGGAAAGAGTTATATGATCCTGTGTTTACAAACGAGGTGGTTCTTGATATCCAGAAGCAATTTCAAGAAGGTCTTGTTGGGAATCACATAAGCATGCACATTCGTAAGATGGCAGCATTGATGGAGGAATATTCTTTAAACCGTTGCATCGTGTGGCATAGAATAAAGCCTTGTCCCGCTATTCAGCTATCTGCCTATTATGAATACATCATACTGGGATTTAAATCTTGGGAAGAAGAAAGGAAGGTGCGTACTCCTAAAGGAATCCAAAGTTTTGTTGGGATAGCGCGTAAATTTTTCAGATATCTCGAAATGAATGGGCATTCCTCACCCAAAACGATAACGCTTAAATTGGTCAGTGGATTTCTGCTGTTTGTTGCGCCGCAGCATAAAGGCAGTATGGAACGTGTATTAATACTGTGGATGCTTTGAACTATATCCGTGAACTGAAAGACATGGGGATCAGCATATACTTCGAAAATGAGAATATAGACACGCTAACACCTGGAGGCGAGGTCTTAATTACCATACTGGCAGCAATGGCGGAACAGGAATCCCGCACGATGAGCACTAATATAAAATGGACGTACCAAAAGAAATTCAAAAACGGTGAGGTCGTCCTCAATACTGGACTGATGCTCGGATACACGAAAGTCGGCGACGGCGAATATGTAATCAACGAAGAAGAGGCCAAGATCGTTCGGCGAATTTACCGCGAATACCTTGCAGGGATTACAGTAACACAGATATGTAGAGGGCTGGAATCGGACGCTATACTGACAAAGCTTGGTAAAAAGCATTGGCACAGCAACGTGGTAATAAGTATCCTAGGCAACGAAAAATACACCGGCAACGCGATCCTCGGGAAAACTTTCAAGCCTGATGTGCTCTCAAAATACAGGCAAAAGAACAAAGGACAAGCCCCGATGTACTACGCAGAAGGAACGCACCCGGCCATAATCGATAAAGAGATGTATGAAATGGCAAAGAAAGAGATGCAACGACGAAGAGATGATAGGAACAACGCGATTGGCAGCAGTCGATACACCAGTAAATACCCGTTAAGCGGCCTGCTAATATGTGGGATCTGCGGCCATAGGCTTAGACGCCATGTGCGTACAGTAGGAAGCGGCGCCAAGGTGCCGGCGTGGGGCTGTGCCAATAGAATCGAAAATGGTAGAAACGTCTGCAATTCGCACCATATTAATGAAGATCAGCTGCAGCGTACATACCTCGCAGCGATCAGAGAGATGATCGACAGCGCAGAGGAAATCGTGAGCGCCGTGTGTGAAAGCGCAGGTTTAATCATGGAGCCAGATAACCGCAATGCTCTCAATAAGGTTGAACAGCAGATCATCGACCTGCAGGCAGCGGCGTTGGAGCTGCACAAGGCAAAGCAGCGGATGGCAATCAGTGAGGCAGACTGCGCAGCTCAGGTACGGAGCTACAAAGAGCAGATGGATGCGCTTGAAGAGAAGCAAGCTGTGCTGCAGACAACAGGCATTCGGTACGCCGAAGTCAGAGCATGGCTGGCTGCTTTCGAGGAACACATCAAAACCGGTGCAATCATGAACGTACATGACGGAATCATTATGAAGCAGATGGTCGAGCAGATCATCATCGGTGACACCAGCATGGAGATTCACTTCCAATGCGGCGTCGTAATAGAGCAGGACTATACAGAGTAAAGCGACGCCCTTGGCGGTCGAATGAAGTCGGCTGCCAAGGGCATCTATTTATCAGGACTGCTTTAAAGTTTTTGCAATAAAAGTATGAAAATGCCGTTTATTTCATTCTTGGCTTTGCTTTATACGCTGAATATAATCAGCCAACATTTTTGCAGATTCTTTATTATTTGGGTATTGATATGGTTTTTCTGCGATCATACTGCGCAAAAAATCCCAAAAGGCAGTTGCTAAGTTAGCCTCATTAATTGCCAAAACAACTGGAGGAGTAGATGTTTTAGCGACTATTGCGCCAAGCTCTTCTCTTGCATATACGATATACTGGGCTTCTGTTTCTCCATTTGTGAAATAAACATGGAAATTTTCATATTTCTCGAGGAGAAGCAATATGTATTCTAGATGCAGGATATATTCCTCCAAAGTGTAGTAGACTGTATCTCCGAGCAACATCTCCGAAAAAGCAACTTTAATTTTCCCGCTCTTGGCATAATCAGCGTCAAAAAGATTTATGATCTCCGCACATGAGTTGACCTTTAAATTGTTTTCGAAAAGCCGTGTTCTTTGATCCCGTATATTATTGTAATCAACATCTTTATTTCCGATACGGGCAATTATCCCTGAAACTATGTTGTCAGGCATTGTCAGAATGGATAGTGATTCTGTTTTTATAATGGAATTACTTTTTTCTTTTTCATATTCAATTAAAGTATTTAAATACGCCTCTTTGTCTTTAACAGTAAATGTTCGCATTAGCGGTTTACAGAGGCTCAAATACTGGTTGAACTCTTCAGCATATGTACTAATCATTTTGCCGTTTCTTATAAGCATATTTGCAGCGTGCTCGATCGAATTTCCAATAGAGCTCGAAATAACAGCGGTGACACCGGGGGAAATAAACAGTGTTTTTTTGAATATTCCATCCCTCTTTTTGGGATAGAAATACGGCTCAATCAACCCAGTCATGTAAAGGGGCATCCATTGACTTATTGCGTTCAACATTTCATCCAGGTCACGACTAACTGTATGAATGATTTTTATCCTGTTTCCTTTAGAAAGCAGTTGTACCATCAAGGAAGCCCATTGCGATGCGAAATCACGATCTGCCGTCATCCAGTCGGTTGTCTCATCACTAAATAACAGCAAAGTCTGAGGCTTGCTTTGTGCAATTACTTCAGAAAGAAAATATAAGGCTGCTTGACGCTTTCCATCCACGCCATAGTAAACAGAAATATCTTCTTGCGGATATTCGGCTTTTGCTTTCAACTGTTGAAAAATATCTGGATTTACTTGTATGGTATTGGAATTTGAAAACCCGGCAAGAAAACTCCCGACGTATTCCGTATCTTCCACCTGTTCATCAATCAGCCATTTTGATATATGTTTAGAAAGCTCCCCACTGTCTGCCGCAGAAGAACTAAGTTTTAGCGCTTCGGCCATAGCTTTGCGCTGATAATCCTCTTTGCCGTTTCTCGCAAAGTACTCAGCCATAGACTTTATGCAGGCGATATCTTTTAATGCGCCCCGCTGCCCTTTTCGAAGGCGACTGATATAGGATGCATCCAGTTTAATCTTCTGCCCTAGCGCGCTATTGCTTGTTCTTGTTATATTCATAAGAAAATCAAGTTTTTCATAAAACTGCATCACAACCACCCCTGTTTCAGTTTATCAGAGGTATTATTGGAAATCAATTCTTTTGTCATGATTCATGCCACACAATTTGGCATTGCCAGTTTCTATAAAACTATTCATCCAGATTTTAGAATCAGATATAATTCCTAAATAGAGGGAAAAAACAAGATTGAAACGAGGTGACTGTGTTGGGCTTCGAATTCCGTCTAAAAACGGGTTTCTTCGAAACAAAACCGTTTGATTTGCTTATCAGTAAAGGAAAATTAATACTTTCGCCTTCAGAAGCTGAAGACCAGGTAATCACAATATCTGAGAAAGATATCCTGAATATTACATTAAAGAACGTGAAGTCTTTAGAAATTGAAATTCAGACATGGGACAAGATTTATCAGGGCGTATTTGACAACAAGGCGGAGTATGAGAAACTACTCGGCGATCTAAAAGAAAACATTAACAAGAAGATAGTTTGTGAATATGAGGGAGGAAATTGATGTGAGAAAAAAAGTACTTTCATGGTTGTTGGCAGTCTCTATGGTTCTGTCAATTTTTGGATCAGTGCCGCTAACCGCATCTGCAGCCAGCTATACAGAATATAATATCGAAGCTGGCGCAGTAATTATTTCTGCTAATGGTGATTATCGAATATATGGCACTGGCGCCTCCACCGCAAACACAATTGTGGTAAACACAGGTGTAACAGCAAATATCGTTCTTGATGATATTAATATCAATGTCAGCGGTACCAGTAACGCCTGTGCTTTTGATATCCAAGGAACAGCTCAAATCAGTGTTGTTCTTGCTGCGGGATCCGAAAACACTTTGCTTAGCGGCGAGTACAAGGCCGGATTACAGGTGGCAGATTTGGCTCAATTGACAATTGATTCTGATGCAGATAATGCGGGGATTCTTAATTCTTACAGCGGAAACTATGGAGCAGGAATTGGCGGCGCTTACCAGCACAGCGGCGGCGTTATCATCATTAATAACGGAATAATCAACGCCAACGCAAGCTATGGTGCTGGATCAGGTATCGGCAGCGGACTTTATGGCGACGACTGCAATATCACAATCAATGGTGGCAGTATTACGGCAAACGGTTCCGGTGCAGGAGCCGGAATTGGTTCAGGCGGAAGCGGAGATGTTGGCAGAATCCATATTCACGGAGGAACCGTTGTCGCTAGCAGCACCGGCAATGAAGCTTCCTATGACGGAGGCAGCGGAATCGGCAGCGGCGACGAAGGCTACAACGGCGAAATTCTCATAGACGGTGGGGCTGTAACCGCCTACGGAAAATATGACTGTCCGGGCATCGGCGGTTGTTACGGATCCACAGGCACAATCACCATACGCGGAGCGGGCACAACTGTGACGGCTAGCAGCGGGCTCTATGCGGCCGCTATCGGCGGCGGCGGTGGCATAATAAATATCGAAGGCGGCACAGTCACGGCAAATGGTAGATACAGAAGCCCCGGCATAGGCGATTATGATGATGGTACCACTGTTATTAACATTAGCGGGGGAACAGTAATTTCGAATGGCGGTGAAGATGCCTGTGGAATCGGCAGCGGCTACTATTCCGAGTATAATCCTCTTCCAATCTTAAATTTCAGCGGCGGTAATCTATCAGCCAGCCACGGTGCCGGCGCGTCCTATGACATCAATGCCATATTAAAGACAAGCGAAGGAGAAGCCTTTTCCGCCGGCGGTCGTTTAGTTGCCGCTTCCGGTCAGGTTACAAGCATTGCAGGCTCGGTCACAGGCGTATTCGCTTATGACTTAAACGGGATCGCGACCAATGAAGCAGTTGTTACCTCAATGGAGGAAAGCGCCTCGGGATATTTTGTGCTCTACCCTCTTGAGACGGGTATGCAAATTATTAGGCAGGACGATAATTTAAGCTGGAAATATGCATCCGACGCAGTCCAGCCACAGTTAACTGCCGGCACGGTGGAAAGAAATTCCGATTCTCAGGCGGATATTACATTTACCTGCGATGAATTTGCCGGAGTCTTCTTTGAAGTGACGGCTGATGGCGCGGCAACTCCGGACATTGACACGTCTGGCAGCGGCGATTACTGTAACGGTGAAACAACACTGCATCTGGATAGTCTTACGGCGGGAGCGTGTGATATATATTTACAAGCGAAAGATTTTGCCGGCAACATAGGTCCAATCATAAAAATGGATATCGATTCTTTTACCGTAGATGTCTGCCAAATAGGAGATACCAAGTATACATCGCTGGCTGATGCACTGGACGAATTGACGAGCGGACAAACAATCACATTGCTTAGCGATATTACATACAATGAAAGAATTTGGGCAGGCTCCAGTTATCGCCCCTCGCTGAGCCTTGACCTGAACGGATATGAACTCGATATATCTAATGTCGAAGTACCTATTGCTGCGATAGACGGATACGACATCTTAGTGACAGACAGCTCGGAACCCGGCGGAGGAACACTCATTTTAACTACGACATCCGGTGATTCGGCTCCAACTGGCGTAACAGCAGTCGGGATTGGAAGCAGTGTTTTGGTGGACTCCAGCGTCACAACAACTATCACCGCAACCGGTGATAACAGTAAGGGTGTATCTGCTTATAACGGAGGAAGTGTAGAAATAGGCAGTGGCAATATTACTTCAGATACATATGGCATATATACCTACGGAATGTCTGGAGATACCGCAAGCCTGATTACATTCACGGGCAATATTACAGCAACAGGTGTAGACAGCGAAGGATTGGAAGCGAATAGCGGTGGCGAAATTACTATAAATGGAAACGTCTCTGGTGGCCGATATGGAGCTCTGGCAATGTACGCAGGAACTATATCGGTTAGTGGAAATGTCACGGCGTTCGGAAATCTCTCACCCCAATACTCGGCGGCGGCAGCAGCTGAGGGAAACGGCAGCAGCGTGGCAGTCGGCGGCAACGCAACAGTGACGGGCAGCTATGGCTACGGAGCTCTGGCCAATAACGGCGGCGTTGTCACGGTAGGCGGTGATGTGAGCGCGACCGGTACAGGATGCTATGGCGTATATGCCATTGGATATGACTACGGTGGCGAAATCACAATTGATGGAACAATCGATGCTGCAACCTACATCAGCGTCGGCGGTAACGTAAGAACCCCGAATCAGACCGATGAATCACCAGCAAAAGCAGGGTATCTTACATATTCCTACGGAGACCCGGCCAGCACGGTCTGGGTCAAGAACCAGTTTAGTGCTTTTGTCTGGGTTGTTACTAATC belongs to Oscillospiraceae bacterium CM and includes:
- a CDS encoding Crp/Fnr family transcriptional regulator, whose translation is MKNYMDVLKTVRLFKGIEEADLQPLLSCLAAKSVRFEKGQTVFSSGESIEKFGIVLSGQVQVVQDDYYGNRSILGKIDIGNLFGESFACAEIKTLPVSVITTTESELLFIDCHRLAVPCAKACGFHSRLIQNMLSIVSMKNISLTQKIEFTSKRTTREKLLAYLATEAKKSGSSHFCIPFNRQELADYLSVERSAMSAELSKLRDDGVLKFHKNQFDLL
- a CDS encoding recombinase family protein encodes the protein MNYIRELKDMGISIYFENENIDTLTPGGEVLITILAAMAEQESRTMSTNIKWTYQKKFKNGEVVLNTGLMLGYTKVGDGEYVINEEEAKIVRRIYREYLAGITVTQICRGLESDAILTKLGKKHWHSNVVISILGNEKYTGNAILGKTFKPDVLSKYRQKNKGQAPMYYAEGTHPAIIDKEMYEMAKKEMQRRRDDRNNAIGSSRYTSKYPLSGLLICGICGHRLRRHVRTVGSGAKVPAWGCANRIENGRNVCNSHHINEDQLQRTYLAAIREMIDSAEEIVSAVCESAGLIMEPDNRNALNKVEQQIIDLQAAALELHKAKQRMAISEADCAAQVRSYKEQMDALEEKQAVLQTTGIRYAEVRAWLAAFEEHIKTGAIMNVHDGIIMKQMVEQIIIGDTSMEIHFQCGVVIEQDYTE
- a CDS encoding transcriptional regulator, yielding MQFYEKLDFLMNITRTSNSALGQKIKLDASYISRLRKGQRGALKDIACIKSMAEYFARNGKEDYQRKAMAEALKLSSSAADSGELSKHISKWLIDEQVEDTEYVGSFLAGFSNSNTIQVNPDIFQQLKAKAEYPQEDISVYYGVDGKRQAALYFLSEVIAQSKPQTLLLFSDETTDWMTADRDFASQWASLMVQLLSKGNRIKIIHTVSRDLDEMLNAISQWMPLYMTGLIEPYFYPKKRDGIFKKTLFISPGVTAVISSSIGNSIEHAANMLIRNGKMISTYAEEFNQYLSLCKPLMRTFTVKDKEAYLNTLIEYEKEKSNSIIKTESLSILTMPDNIVSGIIARIGNKDVDYNNIRDQRTRLFENNLKVNSCAEIINLFDADYAKSGKIKVAFSEMLLGDTVYYTLEEYILHLEYILLLLEKYENFHVYFTNGETEAQYIVYAREELGAIVAKTSTPPVVLAINEANLATAFWDFLRSMIAEKPYQYPNNKESAKMLADYIQRIKQSQE
- a CDS encoding permease; translated protein: MDVLTLAMWIGTAIFLMFSFAKDKGKTKQALKMAFGMGKGMLGSILSIIFLIGLILTVFPPENIAEFVGKQSVLLATVIAAAFGAITLIPAFIAFPLVGTLVHAGVGIVPSVAFLTTLTMVGIVTFPLERREFGLKFTAVRNGLSFIFAIIIALVMGVIV
- a CDS encoding permease, translating into MKVLRKAKENLFILFIAAAYIAMFIINQNMGIASVKNSFYYIKEMIMIMPVIFVLTALLDLWVPKEKIMKYLGKEAKVKGVVLSLALGSISAGPIYAAFPLCVMLHKKGASVRNLVIILSAWAVIKVPMLLNELKFLGFKFMAVRWVLTVIAIVVFSWITAKIVKDDDLPQLKANQSGPSINKSACMGCSLCTKNYPELFEIQNKKASLKTISKEIDQEKLMKAVNACPVKAISFSADEY
- a CDS encoding Crp/Fnr family transcriptional regulator, with the protein product MIIEKIRHIPLLSEMDTAVLDRCVTENQLFVRHYSKGATVHHQHEACSVLDVVLSGKLVAYSLSENGSAITMFEFQKDSIIGANLLFGENTIYPLNIYGVTPCDVLHISKDAVMEFLHEYHFVMRYIKSLSLNSQGMNRKITMLTQKTLRENLMDYLKQQSIIQGSSKIVLPFSKKELADYLGVQRPSLFRELKKMKDEGIIEIGNRTIQL